The following are encoded together in the Armatimonadota bacterium genome:
- a CDS encoding Hsp70 family protein — MREAKQIQHLAVDFGSTNTLVARWNGYAAECMEIPELTVREPTWNTPQVPSVIYFLSKTRACIGFQALSAREIAGAVQAYGQKNWSDRVKPVLLRDGAGQVAEIDGEKVTARQAALLFLETLLAATLRHMGPTTVKGWRKLIRRLLRTHPITQLTMTVPIECHEPYRRELGGMAARLGIRRFMILDEPVAAAMGYGVDLSQDRTILVLDFGGGTLNAAVVQTHAKAPHGLGNHSSVLAGRGLIDFGGKVVDEWVFEELVKRLPSGRNFELLARSLAEEAKIYLSHDDTKAPFTIPISEGVCAELNRQEFEALLVEKGLYDRIDQVLEQTLDDLWLRHQIPSSGIEAVLPVGGSTLLPQVRQRLMERFGVHTVWWDSPFDAVVKGAAVFGAGALVDQIVHHDYAMRLYNEKANVSEYELLAPRGTRYPTTGSLASRYYTLGAGQTEFRLPIYEVGYSGRRSVPWSRRNEGLYWTPDTEQEDTGIICLNAGEIVRVSPPGDGKRPRLRIEFAIDEQRHLIVTITDLLAHRTIKKEERVVQLR; from the coding sequence ATGCGCGAAGCAAAACAGATTCAGCATCTGGCGGTCGACTTTGGATCGACCAACACCCTGGTCGCCCGATGGAACGGCTACGCCGCCGAATGCATGGAGATTCCAGAACTGACCGTCCGCGAGCCGACCTGGAACACGCCCCAAGTCCCATCCGTCATCTACTTTCTCTCCAAAACCCGCGCTTGCATCGGTTTTCAAGCGCTCTCGGCCAGAGAGATAGCGGGCGCCGTGCAAGCCTATGGCCAAAAGAACTGGTCCGACCGCGTTAAGCCCGTCCTCTTGCGCGATGGCGCCGGCCAAGTTGCCGAGATCGACGGCGAAAAGGTTACAGCCAGACAGGCGGCGCTGCTCTTCTTAGAGACTCTCCTCGCAGCAACCCTTCGACACATGGGGCCGACCACTGTCAAAGGCTGGCGAAAGCTCATTCGACGCCTTCTGCGCACGCACCCCATCACCCAACTGACCATGACCGTGCCGATCGAGTGCCACGAGCCGTATCGGCGCGAATTGGGCGGCATGGCGGCTCGCCTCGGCATTCGCCGCTTTATGATCTTAGACGAGCCTGTCGCCGCCGCAATGGGCTATGGCGTCGATCTGAGCCAAGATCGCACCATCCTCGTCCTAGACTTTGGCGGAGGCACGCTCAATGCCGCCGTGGTGCAGACTCACGCCAAGGCGCCGCACGGATTGGGCAATCACTCCTCCGTCTTGGCCGGCCGCGGCCTGATCGATTTTGGCGGCAAAGTCGTCGACGAATGGGTTTTCGAGGAGTTGGTCAAGCGCCTGCCCAGCGGCCGCAATTTCGAGCTCTTGGCGCGATCCCTGGCCGAAGAAGCCAAAATCTACCTTTCGCACGACGATACAAAGGCGCCCTTCACAATCCCGATTTCAGAAGGCGTCTGCGCCGAACTGAACCGCCAAGAGTTCGAGGCGTTGCTCGTCGAAAAAGGCCTATACGACCGGATCGACCAAGTGCTCGAGCAAACTTTGGACGACCTCTGGCTGCGCCACCAAATCCCCAGCTCCGGCATCGAGGCCGTGCTGCCGGTCGGCGGCTCCACGCTCTTGCCCCAGGTTCGGCAAAGATTGATGGAGCGCTTCGGCGTGCATACGGTCTGGTGGGACAGCCCCTTCGATGCGGTCGTCAAGGGCGCGGCAGTGTTTGGAGCGGGCGCCCTGGTCGATCAGATCGTCCACCACGACTACGCAATGCGGCTCTACAACGAAAAAGCCAACGTCTCTGAATACGAACTGCTCGCGCCGCGCGGTACGCGCTACCCGACGACCGGCTCCCTCGCCTCTCGATACTACACGCTAGGAGCCGGGCAGACCGAGTTCCGACTGCCCATCTACGAAGTAGGCTACAGCGGACGCAGGAGCGTGCCCTGGTCCCGCCGAAACGAAGGACTTTACTGGACTCCTGATACAGAACAGGAAGATACGGGCATAATATGTCTGAACGCGGGCGAGATCGTTCGCGTATCGCCGCCGGGAGATGGCAAGCGGCCCAGACTAAGAATCGAGTTCGCCATCGACGAACAGCGGCACCTGATCGTAACCATAACCGATCTGCTCGCGCATCGGACGATCAAGAAAGAAGAACGAGTTGTCCAGCTTCGATAA